One Pieris napi chromosome Z, ilPieNapi1.2, whole genome shotgun sequence DNA window includes the following coding sequences:
- the LOC125062458 gene encoding uncharacterized protein LOC125062458 — protein sequence MSRPSVMLVLLMLFSINASQVVDHQDICERDYCECTPARHPNWLVVNCTLSNDQELDIYEGELPDTTTDLIITGGQVVTINSNALSRLSDARLVHISDTKSILISKSSAMQMNIVNLYLDISTCEVLRIEERSFINIKGPLSVSIHRCVYVSIESEAFSWLLSINIDNVGKLQLRSGSFMLDPTAANVGEHGPGMTIKMKNLSITELAGQTFGSSAALISMVGVRVRVIHPEAFSANTYNIVMAMNTTFQIIEGESFSQKSLINNLHFYGCTIHHLATGALQSAVAKLNISHTKIDIVETGAINSTVVLIDISHCIFHIFKERGFELSSWNKVYMIGNSFDELAPNAIIGSSGNIHEVIFKGNEIEIMNPGSLDFLGKAFTQYEKYIDYKNNYYGQPCYCNMSFWFASGLGVESAEPFLNESYCTVDEFFARCFNVYDQNMALSKFFQNVCNDKASIECESYNSQGEEATKEVKNPRFPHIFMEDNESGLSRRNAKVIGIVIVTILGCITMALLFTLFKWMKQRGYCASIKDYFRNSNSSCGFCDRLCVCGNIGLDNAASISQLSVNEYSERHRLNEPRVQENIIQETTIPSAPQEHELVPAEDKTTQTLPEELTKELLENLKEKLDDPENYVEAREMIEHLYELIKVEESCNSNNSVPTTDQENIYELPFQNTTPRVGKNKKQMISVGTRTPSIDKLTPLSPYSRHPPLSHEYFEPKDFAVHLYAEIVNNDREKKSLLGSMPDVIAEQAVPRGPYLRAVREKMISSVPNTPLKSLNDSFPKNTSTILSNKSTNSNNSSKMINRPLPEKPAVHADPGEGTSFQTG from the exons ATGTCGCGACCCTCAGTGATGTTAGTGCTTTTGATGCTCTTTTCTATCAATGCCTCTCAAGTGGTGGACCACCAGGACATATGTGAACGCGATTATTGTGAATGCACCCCCGCAAGACACCCCAACTGGCTGGTCGTCAACTGCACTCTTTCAAATGATCAG gAGTTGGACATATATGAGGGCGAACTTCCCGACACCACGACTGACCTGATTATAACCGGAGGCCAAGTTGTGACGATTAACTCGAACGCTCTATCCCGACTCAGCGATGCGAGACTTGTTCATATATCAGATACAAAGTCAATACTCATATCAAAGTCTTCCGCCATGCAGATGAACATCGTCAACCTATACCTCGACATAAGCACATGTGAAGTCCTACGCATAGAAGAGAGAAGctttatcaatataaaag GACCTCTCTCTGTGTCAATCCATCGCTGCGTATATGTTTCGATCGAGAGCGAAGCTTTTTCTTGGCTTTTATCCATAAACATTGATAACGTTGGAAAACTTCAACTGAGAAGCGGATCATTCATGTTGGACCCAACTGCGGCCAATGTCGGTGAACATGGCCCTGGGATGACG ATCAAAATGAAAAACTTGTCGATAACTGAGTTAGCCGGACAAACATTCGGTTCGTCAGCTGCATTGATATCTATGGTGGGGGTTCGAGTACGAGTAATTCACCCGGAAGCATTTTCAGCAAATacgtataatattgttatggCTATGAATACtacttttcaaattattgaagGAGAGTCGTTTTCACAGAAGTCTCTAATCAACAATCTACATTTCTATGGTTGCACCATTCACCATTTAGCAACCGGAGCACTACAGTCGGCTGTGGCTAAGCTGAATATATCGCACACTAA AATTGATATTGTCGAGACAGGCGCTATTAATTCAACAGTAGTATTGATTGATATCTCACattgtatatttcatatattcaAAGAAAGAGGATTTGAGCTATCATCTTGGAACAAAGTTTATATGATTGGGAATTCTTTTGATGAATTGGCGCCTAACGCAATTATTGGATCGAGTGGAAACATTcatgaagttatttttaaaggcaatgaaattgaaataatgaATCCCGGAAGTTTGGATTTTCTGGGAAAAGCATTTACgcaatatgaaaaatatatagattataaaaataactactatGGACAACCCTGCTATTGCAATATGTCTTTCTGGTTTGCAAGCGGGCTAGGAGTTGAGTCCGCCGaaccttttttaaatgaaagttATTGTACTGTTGATGAATTCTTCGCAAgatgttttaatgtttatgaTCAAAATATGGCGTTGAGTAAATTCTTCCAGAACGTATGCAATGATAAAGCCAGTATTGAATGTGAATCGTACAATTCTCAAGGCGAAGAAGCAACAAAAGAAGTCAAGAACCCAAGATTTCCACACATTTTTATGGAGGACAATGAAAGCGGACTATCGAGACGTAATGCAAAGGTGATTGGTATCGTTATAGTTACAATATTAGGATGTATAACGATGGCTCTGTTATTCACCTTGTTTAAATGGATGAAACAAAGAGGATACTGCGCAAGTATTAAAGACTATTTTAGAAACTCTAACTCTTCGTGTGGTTTTTGCGATAGATTATGCGTGTGTGGAAATATCGGGCTTGATAACGCAGCGTCCATATCTCAATTATCAGTTAATGAATATTCAGAACGCCATCGATTAAATGAACCACGAGttcaagaaaatataatacaagaaACAACTATACCGAGTGCACCCCAAGAACATGAACTCGTACCTGCAGAAGACAAAACAACACAGACTCTGCCTGAAGAATTAACCAAAGAACTTTTGGAaaacttaaaagaaaaactagACGATCCCGAGAACTACGTCGAAGCTCGTGAAATGATTGAACATTTGTACGAACTAATAAAAGTCGAAGAAAGTTGTAACTCAAACAATTCTGTGCCGACAACTGACCAAGAAAACATTTACGAGTTACCTTTTCAGAATACCACTCCGCGGGtaggaaaaaacaaaaagcaaaTGATCAGTGTTGGTACTAGGACCCCATCTATTGATAAACTTACACCATTATCTCCATACAGTAGACATCCACCTCTATCCCACGAATATTTCGAGCCTAAAGATTTTGCTGTTCATTTGTATGCTGAGATTGTAAATAACGATAGAGAAAAAAAGAGCTTATTAGGTTCTATGCCTGATGTTATCGCAGAACAAGCAGTGCCACGTGGACCATATTTACGAGCTGTTAGAGAAAAGATGATTTCAAGCGTGCCTAACACACCACTGAAATCTTTAAACGATTCATTCCCCAAAAACACTTCAACAATACTTTCAAACAAATCGACTAATTCTAATAATTCGAGCAAAATGATAAACAGGCCACTGCCAGAAAAACCTGCTGTACATGCTGACCCTGGCGAAGGCACATCTTTTCAGACCGGATGA